From one Amaranthus tricolor cultivar Red isolate AtriRed21 chromosome 17, ASM2621246v1, whole genome shotgun sequence genomic stretch:
- the LOC130804600 gene encoding protein EMBRYONIC FLOWER 1: MASAILESFNQQSESNLASKSITLHASSMDLVPVNDTSAENREETPEKCRHFSIRGYVSEVRKKDPKLCYPFTLKDSIDPLCIELPPMVVPKFRWWQCVSCVPEASTSCGVENIESQKPDEVAETSLPLVGESSKVYAPRGLNADTSTSIDSNENRNFLNNVFADPKGKGKAYVEDKPAAHSARENGFVKESIQGYLQQTGGKSEDSPVADEVGAVGVRCNGNGNIEAVQNECREDGTKAGRSQENQLADLANNVVGVEVNDVPSIDRKTRVVNLPDLNECSGEALYDENNGALITINSNDVLSEDDDDYLGAERRKFPKTRLLSELLRVPETQNLGKGRKKNPSLSNCLDEKVKRKKLGYEEEGLKSMEIRIADSGNSEYDSESSTESDDYSTEIISKALVKRRCKSKIPLLETRLSKKSKLDHGGTATSISRQKIISRSENMVRKTDRLIERSSVVTKKRGTQTGKETMCSIPRVPKDFITTQRVEKSPAHNIPNVDENDLQVPTSFIINRNCQAQARVLDDGLCLPSSLLVEGKHSENRINIKETSVAFKGDFIDQNGETTNLKKKSGTPEAEENSPLPQEQDTPLQVSNQVRNGKEQMSEVRRRKHDIDINSIPTDDKVPDDIPMDIVELMAKNQYERHFGDLKEKQDNPAPPGNSGKYTRDDRVNTYGEYWKKFGQSHFLSMQNPTTPNPRKCIVNGNMVRFSDYNRNSPSVPGCHPRENPISARFISPIQTQEHNFPRGLDLNNWNRNFSMEATQRYSPNYFQPLESYTFPRPNTPEASSVWPPVTASRVPLGIANSQMVAHPHKTKFGHHHTSSGILNFNAPGSVSIGKQQNLNFSNRYSVGAHLETSAGSVDGYTNDAISAMHLLSMMQNAAKIQDAAVLSLAPPQQGVAATSSRHLIIDNIQKTAHHPCYPTPIPIARSFPSTFQNDAGNIRKNNNSTGTGFLGPIPLTLRGQRNIENSHFSLQAPQTRHVKGSSLDKGKNPFVIAHPSQSYPTPLPTSSFLVRGGVRRDERTISPTPETMICKLNQNPSEFNDLKKMSRYMIGPEDLKPRGKPRVKSSRLREDSKRQDVKLNKHNLPVPGKDREKQRKP, from the exons ATGGCAAGTGCTATTTTGGAGTCGTTTAATCAACAAAGTGAATCCAATCTTGCTTCTAAATCCATAACATTGCATGCTTCATCAATGGATTTGGTACCTGTGAATGACACTTCTGCCGAGAATCGTGAGGAGACGCCAGAGAAATGCAGGCATTTCTCTATACG AGGCTATGTATCAGAAGTGCGCAAAAAGGATCCAAAACTTTGCTATCCATTCACACTTAAGGACTCCATTGATCCACTTTGTATTGAGCTTCCTCCTATGGTGGTTCCCAAGTTTAGGTGGTGGCAGTGTGTTAGTTGTGTCCCGGAAGCTAGTACTTCGTGTGGTGTCGAAAATATTGAAAGTCAGAAGCCTGATGAGGTTGCAGAAACTTCATTGCCACTGGTAGGGGAATCTTCAAAGGTGTATGCTCCTAGAGGGCTCAATGCGGACACTAGTACTTCTATTGATTCGAACGAGAATCGAAACTTTCTTAATAATGTGTTTGCTGATCCAAAAGGAAAAGGCAAGGCTTATGTTGAAGATAAGCCTGCAGCACATTCAG CTCGGGAAAATGGCTTTGTCAAGGAATCAATTCAAGGATATCTGCAGCAAACTGGTGGAAAAAGTGAAGATAGCCCGGTTGCTGATGAAG TTGGGGCGGTAGGAGTAAGATGCAATGGAAATGGAAACATTGAAGCCGTTCAAAACGAGTGTAGAGAGGATGGAACGAAAGCAGGGCGTTCTCAAGAGAATCAGCTTGCAGATTTGGCAAACAATGTTGTAGGAGTGGAGGTAAATGATGTACCGAGCATTGACAGAAAAACTCGTGTAGTGAACTTACCGGATCTGAACGAGTGCAGTGGAGAAGCTCTGTATGATGAAAATAACGGAGCCTTGATTACCATTAATAGTAACGATGTATTATCTGAAGATGATGACGATTATTTAGGGGCAGAGCGTAGGAAATTCCCAAAAACGAGGCTTTTGAGTGAATTATTGAGAGTGCCCGAAACTCAAAATCTTGGTAAGGGAAGGAAGAAGAATCCTTCATTGAGTAATTGTTTGGACGAGAAAGTTAAACGAAAGAAGTTGGGATATGAAGAGGAGGGGTTGAAATCGATGGAGATCAGGATTGCAGATAGTGGAAATTCGGAGTATGATTCAGAGTCTAGTACTGAATCGGATGATTATTCAACAGAGATAATCTCGAAAGCTTTGGTGAAAAGGCGATGCAAGTCTAAAATCCCTTTACTTGAGACGAGGCTGAGTAAGAAGAGTAAACTTGATCATGGTGGTACTGCTACTTCAATTTCTCGGCAGAAGATCATTTCAAGATCAGAAAATATGGTGCGAAAAACTGATCGGCTGATTGAGAGAAGTTCGGTTGTGACCAAGAAGAGAGGAACTCAAACAGGGAAGGAGACAATGTGTTCAATACCCCGGGTGCCTAAAGACTTTATAACGACCCAAAGAGTCGAGAAAAGTCCTGCACACAACATTCCAAACGTTGATGAAAATGATCTCCAGGTTCCCACAAGTTTCATTATTAACAGGAACTGTCAGGCTCAGGCTCGTGTTCTAGACGATGGACTCTGTCTCCCGTCATCTCTGCTTGTTGAGGGAAAACATTCCGAAaatagaattaatatcaagGAGACTAGTGTAGCTTTCAAAGGAGACTTTATTGATCAAAATGGGGAGACGActaatttgaagaaaaaatcCGGGACCCCAGAAGCTGAAGAGAACAGTCCTCTGCCACAGGAACAGGATACTCCTCTGCAG GTGTCGAATCAAGTTCGAAATGGAAAAGAACAGATGAGTGAAGTTCGGAGGCGCAAGCATGATATTGATATAAACAGTATCCCAACAGACGACAAAGTTCCAGACGACATACCGATGGATATTGTGGAGCTTATGGCTAAGAATCAATATGAGAGGCATTTCGGTGACCTGAAAGAAAAGCAAGATAACCCAGCACCCCCAGGTAACTCGGGAAAATATACCCGAGATGATCGAGTCAATACTTACGGTGAATACTGGAAAAAATTTGGGCAATCTCATTTTCTGAGCATGCAAAATCCGACAACTCCTAATCCTAGAAAGTGCATAGTGAATGGTAATATGGTTCGTTTCTCTGACTATAACCGCAACTCTCCTAGTGTCCCAGGTTGTCATCCGAGAGAAAATCCAATTTCCGCAAGGTTTATCTCGCCTATACAAACCCAAGAGCACAATTTCCCTCGTGGCTTGGATTTAAACAATTGGAATAGGAATTTTAGTATGGAAGCGACACAAAGATACTCTCCAAATTATTTCCAACCACTAGAGTCATATACATTTCCAAGACCGAATACTCCTGAGGCCTCCAGCGTATGGCCCCCTGTAACAGCAAGCCGTGTGCCTTTGGGAATCGCAAACTCACAGATGGTCGCACACCCACACAAGACTAAATTTGGCCACCATCACACTTCTAGCGGCATCTTGAATTTCAATGCACCGGGTTCTGTGAGCATCGGGAAACAGcagaatcttaatttctctaACCGGTACAGCGTTGGAGCACATTTGGAAACTTCTGCAGGTTCGGTTGATGGGTATACCAATGATGCCATTTCTGCTATGCATTTACTAAGCATGATGCAAAACGCCGCCAAAATACAGGATGCAGCCGTCTTGTCCTTGGCTCCCCCTCAACAAGGTGTGGCCGCTACTAGCTCAAGGCACCTAATTATCGATAATATTCAAAAGACTGCTCATCATCCATGTTACCCGACACCAATTCCCATAGCTCGATCTTTTCCTTCTACCTTTCAGAATGACGCGGGTAATATTCGAAAGAATAACAATAGCACTGGCACCGGATTCCTGGGACCTATTCCATTGACATTGCGAGGGCAAAGGAACATCGAGAATTCACATTTTTCCCTTCAAGCTCCTCAAACAAGGCATGTAAAGGGTTCTTCTTTGGATAAGGGGAAAAACCCATTTGTTATAGCACATCCCTCCCAGTCCTATCCAACTCCTTTGCCAACTTCTAGCTTCCTGGTTCGGGGAGGAGTAAGACGTGATGAGAGGACTATTTCGCCAACCCCTGAGACAATGATTTGCAAGTTGAACCAGAATCCAAGCGAGTTTAATGACTTGAAGAAGATGTCTCGGTATATGATCGGGCCAGAGGATTTGAAGCCTCGGGGAAAGCCTCGTGTAAAATCATCGCGGCTCAGGGAAGATTCAAAGCGACAAGACGTCAAGCTAAACAAGCATAACCTTCCTGTTCCTGGTAAAGACCGCGAAAAGCAGAGAAAACCTTAA